In Edaphobacter paludis, a single window of DNA contains:
- a CDS encoding lysozyme — protein sequence MQPQQSELEPTIHPRSGEAPASAFSYGDKGYALTKQFEGLRLAAYQDQSGIWTIGYGHTGPDVHQGLTITIAQADTLLRSDITRAAACVHRAVTTDIRQCHFDALVDFVFNLGCSRLIDSTLLRHVNAGEFELAAQQFLLWDHAGAAVVPGLLVRRQAEMAIFLSA from the coding sequence ATGCAGCCACAACAATCCGAATTAGAGCCCACCATTCACCCTCGATCCGGCGAAGCGCCAGCTTCTGCATTCAGCTATGGCGACAAAGGTTACGCGCTCACCAAACAATTCGAAGGTCTGCGCCTCGCCGCCTATCAGGACCAGTCCGGCATCTGGACCATCGGCTACGGTCACACCGGGCCAGATGTCCACCAAGGCCTCACCATCACCATCGCCCAGGCCGATACCCTGCTGCGGAGCGATATTACCCGCGCCGCAGCCTGCGTCCATCGTGCCGTGACCACCGACATCCGCCAGTGCCACTTCGACGCACTCGTCGATTTCGTCTTCAACCTCGGTTGCAGCAGGCTGATCGATTCAACGCTGCTTCGCCACGTCAACGCAGGCGAGTTCGAACTGGCGGCGCAGCAGTTCCTGTTGTGGGACCACGCGGGCGCAGCGGTTGTGCCCGGTCTTCTCGTCCGGCGACAAGCTGAGATGGCGATCTTCCTGTCAGCCTAA
- the lpdA gene encoding dihydrolipoyl dehydrogenase, producing MAETIYDLVVIGGGPAGYTCAIRAAQYGLKAAVVESTDKLGGTCLHVGCIPTKAMLFSAEVWDHLKHAEQYGIDGVSQPKLNWKNLLARKNEIITKHTKGLDFLMKKNKITVVNGYGRLTGPAKEGVFSIEVDKAGKKETVKAKKVVLATGSDARMLPGYKADSTILTNIEVLSIDKLPKSLVVIGSGAVGVEFASIFKSFGTDVTVLEMLPRVVPAEDEDVSKELLRLFKKRGIDMHVSVKDTKIEKNKDGALISWTDANGKAQSKQAEKVLVAVGRAPRTSDVGLDKTKITPDRGFILTNEWMETTEPGVYAIGDIVAGLPQLAHVGAMAGLVVAAKLAGRYARAVNRARVPGCTYCDPQIGSVGLTEAKAKEAGYQVKVGKFPFVGNSKATILDSHDGFIKVVSDAKYGEILGVHIIGPNATELIAECVTALELEATVEEMMFTIHAHPTLSESLLDAFSSVEGMAINV from the coding sequence TTGGCAGAGACGATTTATGACCTGGTAGTGATTGGCGGCGGACCGGCAGGCTATACCTGCGCCATCCGCGCCGCGCAGTATGGATTGAAGGCCGCCGTGGTTGAGTCGACCGACAAGCTTGGCGGGACCTGCCTGCACGTCGGCTGCATCCCCACCAAGGCGATGCTCTTCTCCGCCGAGGTCTGGGACCACCTGAAGCACGCCGAGCAGTACGGCATCGACGGCGTAAGCCAGCCCAAGCTCAACTGGAAGAACCTGCTCGCGCGCAAGAACGAGATCATCACCAAACACACCAAGGGCCTCGACTTCCTGATGAAGAAGAACAAGATCACCGTCGTTAATGGCTACGGTCGTCTCACCGGCCCCGCAAAAGAGGGCGTGTTCTCCATCGAAGTCGACAAGGCTGGCAAAAAAGAGACGGTCAAGGCAAAGAAGGTCGTGCTCGCCACCGGCTCCGACGCCCGTATGCTGCCCGGCTACAAGGCCGACTCGACCATTCTGACCAACATCGAAGTCCTCTCCATCGATAAGCTGCCGAAGTCGCTCGTCGTCATCGGCTCAGGCGCGGTCGGCGTCGAGTTCGCCTCCATCTTCAAGAGCTTCGGCACGGATGTCACCGTCCTCGAGATGCTGCCGCGAGTGGTCCCGGCGGAAGATGAAGACGTAAGCAAGGAGCTTCTGCGCCTCTTCAAGAAACGCGGCATCGATATGCACGTGTCGGTGAAAGACACCAAGATCGAGAAGAACAAGGATGGCGCTCTGATCTCGTGGACCGATGCAAACGGCAAGGCCCAGTCCAAGCAGGCGGAGAAGGTGCTCGTAGCCGTAGGCCGTGCACCGCGCACCTCTGACGTCGGCCTCGACAAGACCAAAATCACCCCCGACCGAGGCTTCATCCTCACCAACGAGTGGATGGAGACGACCGAGCCCGGCGTCTACGCCATCGGCGACATCGTCGCCGGTCTGCCTCAGCTCGCGCACGTCGGCGCGATGGCTGGCCTCGTCGTCGCGGCAAAGCTGGCGGGCAGATACGCTCGCGCCGTCAACCGCGCCCGCGTCCCCGGCTGCACCTACTGCGACCCGCAGATCGGCAGCGTCGGCCTCACCGAGGCGAAGGCGAAGGAAGCGGGCTACCAGGTCAAGGTCGGCAAGTTCCCCTTCGTCGGCAACTCCAAGGCGACGATCCTCGACTCGCACGATGGCTTCATCAAGGTCGTCTCCGATGCGAAGTACGGCGAGATCCTCGGCGTCCACATCATCGGGCCCAACGCCACGGAGCTGATCGCCGAGTGCGTCACCGCGCTCGAGCTTGAAGCCACGGTCGAAGAGATGATGTTCACCATCCACGCCCACCCAACGCTGTCCGAAAGCCTGCTCGATGCTTTCAGCAGCGTCGAGGGCATGGCCATCAACGTTTAG
- the lipB gene encoding lipoyl(octanoyl) transferase LipB codes for MFIHLLHLGRIPYADGLALQQQVIAARKQNLIGDTLLLLEHPPVLTLGRNASRSNILASDEFLVQRGIELHEINRGGDVTYHGPGQLVGYPIIDLRGDLPGKKGPHLGPVDYVRLLEEVLIRTCGDFGVMTQRIPKRTGVWTIAGGSIQEKKIAAIGVHVSQGVTSHGFALNVTTDLRDFEWIVPCGITDRQVTSLELEADSNHQPTMESALNSTARNFGRIFERQMLWCESLDELLHSAGATARESV; via the coding sequence ATGTTCATCCACCTCCTCCATCTCGGCCGCATTCCCTATGCTGACGGCCTAGCCCTCCAGCAGCAGGTCATCGCCGCCCGCAAGCAGAACCTTATCGGCGACACGCTTCTCCTGCTCGAACACCCTCCCGTCCTCACCTTAGGGCGCAATGCCAGCCGCTCCAACATCCTCGCCTCCGACGAGTTCCTGGTTCAGCGCGGCATCGAGCTGCACGAGATCAACCGCGGCGGCGACGTCACCTACCACGGCCCCGGCCAACTCGTCGGCTACCCCATCATCGACCTGCGCGGCGACCTCCCCGGCAAGAAGGGCCCGCATCTCGGCCCTGTCGACTACGTCCGCCTGTTAGAAGAAGTCCTCATCCGCACCTGCGGCGACTTCGGCGTCATGACACAGCGCATCCCCAAACGCACCGGCGTCTGGACGATCGCAGGCGGCAGCATTCAGGAGAAGAAGATCGCCGCCATCGGCGTCCACGTCTCGCAGGGCGTCACCTCGCACGGCTTCGCGCTCAACGTCACCACCGACCTCCGCGACTTCGAGTGGATCGTCCCCTGCGGCATCACCGACCGCCAGGTCACCAGCCTCGAACTGGAAGCCGACAGCAACCATCAGCCAACCATGGAGAGCGCGCTCAACTCCACCGCCCGCAACTTTGGCCGTATCTTCGAGCGGCAGATGCTCTGGTGCGAATCGCTCGACGAGCTGCTTCATTCAGCAGGTGCGACCGCACGCGAATCTGTTTAA
- the purK gene encoding 5-(carboxyamino)imidazole ribonucleotide synthase, translating into MSLSKSKNKIQTAKPILPGATIGIFGGGQLGRMTAMAARAMGYRILVLDPDPACPARFVVDGCIEAGWDDSREAANLARGCDVVTLEIEQIAAASMEAAANFAPVRPSGAMLAIIQNRIEQKDWLRRNGFPLGEYRAVQSIDELRSAIAELGGRCFCKSATGGYDGRGQGKVGFAAGASFEDEVRGAWAALGEGPGVAEKAIELDREISVMVARAPNGEVKVFSPALNHHEDQILAWSVMPAPLPEAMETEARKIAEEIADTFQLEGVLAVEMFCTKDGRLLVNELAPRPHNSYHASERACVTSQFEQLVRAVCDLPLGDVEIVQPAAIVNLLGEVWLNEDGTAREPKFDEALAVPGVRLHLYEKHRPRKGRKMGHLSAVGMTAEEAVELVLKAKALL; encoded by the coding sequence GTGAGCTTGTCTAAATCCAAAAACAAAATACAGACAGCAAAGCCGATTCTTCCTGGCGCGACGATTGGGATCTTTGGTGGCGGGCAACTTGGGCGCATGACGGCCATGGCGGCGCGCGCGATGGGATATCGCATTCTTGTGCTCGATCCGGACCCGGCTTGTCCGGCACGGTTTGTGGTGGATGGATGCATCGAGGCGGGGTGGGACGATTCGCGCGAGGCGGCGAACCTGGCTCGTGGATGCGATGTGGTGACGCTCGAGATTGAACAGATTGCGGCGGCAAGCATGGAGGCTGCGGCAAACTTTGCTCCGGTACGTCCGAGCGGCGCGATGCTGGCGATCATTCAGAACAGGATTGAGCAGAAGGACTGGCTGCGGCGCAACGGGTTTCCCCTGGGAGAGTATCGCGCGGTGCAGTCGATCGATGAGTTGCGCAGCGCGATTGCCGAGCTTGGCGGCAGATGTTTTTGCAAGAGCGCGACTGGCGGCTACGATGGGCGCGGACAGGGCAAGGTTGGGTTTGCCGCGGGAGCTTCGTTTGAAGATGAAGTACGCGGCGCGTGGGCGGCTTTGGGAGAAGGCCCGGGCGTGGCGGAGAAGGCGATTGAATTGGATCGCGAGATCTCGGTGATGGTGGCGCGTGCTCCCAATGGCGAGGTGAAGGTCTTTTCGCCGGCGTTGAACCACCACGAGGATCAGATACTTGCGTGGAGCGTGATGCCTGCTCCGCTACCCGAGGCGATGGAGACCGAGGCGCGCAAGATCGCCGAAGAGATCGCGGACACGTTTCAGCTTGAGGGCGTGCTGGCGGTCGAGATGTTCTGCACGAAGGACGGGCGGCTGCTGGTGAATGAGCTGGCTCCGCGACCGCATAACAGCTACCACGCCAGCGAGCGGGCCTGTGTGACCAGCCAGTTCGAACAACTGGTGCGTGCGGTCTGCGATTTGCCGCTGGGCGATGTGGAGATCGTGCAGCCTGCCGCGATTGTGAACCTGCTGGGCGAGGTCTGGCTGAACGAGGATGGTACGGCGCGGGAGCCGAAGTTTGATGAGGCGCTGGCGGTGCCGGGGGTAAGGCTGCATCTGTATGAGAAACATCGTCCGCGCAAGGGGCGGAAGATGGGGCACCTTTCGGCTGTGGGCATGACGGCGGAAGAGGCGGTGGAACTGGTGTTGAAGGCTAAGGCGCTGCTGTAG
- the purE gene encoding 5-(carboxyamino)imidazole ribonucleotide mutase → MNAEPLIGIVMGSRNDYAVMKGAVEVLKEFGVPHEVRVVSAHRTPELLFEYADAAMGRGLRAIIAGAGGAAHLPGMLAAKTVVPVLGVPIAATALQGMDSLLSIVQMPKGVPVATLAIGAAGAANAGLLAIAMLATTDPTLRLKLVEWRAARRDEVLGQVVGEDEAGA, encoded by the coding sequence ATGAATGCCGAGCCGCTGATAGGAATTGTGATGGGGAGCCGCAATGATTATGCGGTGATGAAGGGCGCCGTCGAGGTGCTGAAGGAGTTCGGCGTGCCGCACGAGGTGCGTGTGGTTTCGGCGCATCGCACGCCGGAGCTGCTGTTTGAATACGCCGATGCGGCGATGGGACGCGGTCTGCGGGCGATCATCGCGGGCGCGGGTGGCGCGGCGCACCTGCCGGGAATGCTGGCGGCAAAGACCGTGGTTCCCGTGCTGGGCGTGCCGATTGCCGCGACGGCGTTGCAGGGGATGGACTCGCTATTGAGCATCGTTCAGATGCCGAAGGGAGTTCCCGTGGCGACGCTGGCGATTGGAGCGGCGGGCGCGGCAAATGCAGGACTTCTGGCGATTGCCATGCTGGCTACAACCGATCCGACGTTACGGTTGAAGTTGGTGGAGTGGCGTGCGGCACGACGAGACGAGGTACTGGGGCAGGTGGTTGGGGAAGATGAGGCCGGCGCGTGA
- a CDS encoding alpha/beta hydrolase, whose amino-acid sequence MTKPLLLSLCMMFPFAALNAQTTTWQPTPGHVQIPIWPGTPPDAQPAKGPETTELATKELVAGRPWLAVENVSQPTMTVYSPTGKNTGAAVVVFPGGGYQILAIDLEGSEICDWLTPRGITCVLLKYRVTDVGEYPKSGPYPESPMALEDAQRTLGLVRFHAAEWHIDPHKIGVLGFSAGGHLAAAISTHYAKRLYPVVDAADKESCRPDFAVPIYPGHLSLSAAEWDATQGTKKFIVPHPPNADKDLSLNPEIPVTSQTPPTFLLQNEDDHVDNVDDSLSYYIALKNARVPVEMHLYAHGGHAFGLRRTKLPATRWPELVETWLGTIGMIPE is encoded by the coding sequence GTGACGAAGCCTCTTCTCCTTTCCCTTTGCATGATGTTCCCGTTCGCCGCTCTGAACGCGCAGACCACCACCTGGCAGCCCACGCCGGGCCATGTACAAATACCGATCTGGCCGGGAACGCCGCCTGATGCGCAGCCAGCCAAGGGGCCCGAGACTACAGAGCTGGCCACGAAGGAGCTGGTCGCCGGCAGGCCGTGGCTTGCGGTCGAAAATGTCTCGCAGCCTACGATGACCGTCTACTCGCCAACGGGAAAGAATACCGGCGCCGCGGTGGTCGTATTTCCCGGCGGCGGCTATCAGATCCTCGCCATCGACCTTGAAGGCTCGGAGATCTGCGACTGGCTGACTCCCAGGGGAATCACGTGCGTGCTGCTGAAGTACCGCGTGACGGATGTGGGCGAGTATCCGAAATCGGGGCCGTATCCGGAATCGCCGATGGCGCTCGAAGATGCGCAGAGAACGTTGGGGCTGGTGCGCTTTCACGCCGCGGAGTGGCATATCGATCCGCACAAGATTGGTGTGCTCGGTTTTTCGGCGGGAGGCCATCTGGCGGCAGCGATCAGCACGCACTACGCGAAGCGTTTGTACCCCGTTGTCGATGCTGCCGACAAAGAAAGCTGCCGCCCAGACTTTGCCGTCCCTATCTATCCGGGCCATCTGTCGCTCTCCGCGGCTGAGTGGGATGCCACGCAAGGCACCAAAAAGTTTATCGTTCCTCATCCTCCGAACGCGGATAAAGATCTCTCGCTGAATCCGGAGATTCCTGTCACCAGCCAGACGCCGCCTACGTTCCTGCTGCAGAACGAGGACGACCACGTGGACAACGTAGACGACTCGCTGAGTTACTACATTGCGCTGAAAAATGCCAGGGTCCCCGTGGAGATGCATCTCTACGCGCACGGCGGCCACGCCTTCGGCCTGCGGCGCACGAAGCTTCCAGCGACAAGATGGCCCGAGTTGGTGGAGACATGGCTGGGAACGATCGGGATGATTCCGGAGTAG
- the sucB gene encoding 2-oxoglutarate dehydrogenase, E2 component, dihydrolipoamide succinyltransferase, whose protein sequence is MPTDVVMPQMGESITEGTITKWLKKPGDTIQRDEPLFEISTDKVDAEIPSPVAGTLSEIKVEEGKTVTINTIVATITENGSASAAAPAKAETAAAPAADTVTPAAAETPAATQGNPPAAAAESAAGPGTEVLMPQMGESITEGTITKWLKKVGDTVQRDEPIFEISTDKVDAEIPSPVAGTLSEIKVEEGKTVTINTVVAVIGGAAGKAAPAAAPAAAAPAATKAAPAAAPAPSAAEGERVRSSPLVRKIAKDNNVDLRQIPGTGSEGRITKTDILGHLEGGAKPAAAAPAAPAPAAAAKPAAPTPQPGELVPMSKMRSIIAQRMVESKRTSPHVHTVFKVDMTRIVKLREKEKSKYEQRNGVKLTYMPFITRAAIVALRKHPVVNAFLQGDAILYNKNINIGIAVALDWGLIVPVLKQTEEKNFLGIARGIVDVADRARNKKLAPDEISGGTFTLTNSGIFGEQFGTPIINQPQSAILGIGGLNKEAEVLTDKDGNDVIAIRSIQRFTLGFDHRIVDGADAGKFMSDFKAYLENWSEDIG, encoded by the coding sequence ATGCCGACTGACGTAGTTATGCCCCAGATGGGCGAATCCATCACCGAAGGCACCATCACCAAGTGGCTCAAGAAGCCCGGCGACACCATCCAGCGCGACGAGCCGCTCTTTGAAATTTCAACCGATAAGGTCGACGCCGAGATCCCCTCGCCCGTCGCCGGAACCCTCTCCGAGATCAAAGTCGAGGAAGGTAAGACCGTCACCATCAACACCATCGTCGCCACCATCACGGAGAATGGCTCCGCATCTGCCGCTGCGCCAGCAAAGGCCGAAACCGCCGCCGCTCCCGCCGCGGACACTGTTACCCCCGCCGCCGCCGAAACTCCTGCGGCAACCCAGGGCAATCCGCCAGCCGCTGCTGCTGAGTCTGCCGCCGGGCCGGGCACCGAAGTCCTGATGCCGCAGATGGGCGAGTCCATCACCGAGGGCACCATCACCAAGTGGCTCAAGAAGGTCGGCGACACCGTCCAGCGCGACGAGCCCATCTTCGAAATCTCCACCGACAAGGTAGACGCCGAGATTCCCTCGCCCGTCGCCGGAACCCTCTCCGAGATCAAGGTCGAGGAAGGCAAGACCGTCACCATCAACACCGTCGTCGCCGTCATCGGCGGGGCTGCCGGCAAGGCGGCACCGGCTGCGGCACCCGCCGCTGCTGCTCCCGCTGCGACAAAAGCCGCGCCTGCCGCAGCTCCCGCGCCCTCGGCCGCCGAAGGCGAGCGTGTCCGCTCCTCACCGCTAGTGCGCAAGATCGCCAAGGACAACAACGTTGATCTCAGGCAGATTCCGGGCACCGGCTCTGAAGGCCGCATCACCAAGACCGACATCCTCGGCCACCTCGAGGGAGGCGCGAAGCCCGCCGCCGCTGCACCTGCAGCACCTGCACCGGCCGCTGCAGCCAAACCGGCTGCTCCAACACCGCAGCCCGGCGAACTCGTCCCCATGTCGAAGATGCGCTCCATCATCGCCCAGCGCATGGTCGAATCCAAACGCACCAGCCCGCACGTCCACACCGTCTTCAAGGTGGACATGACCCGCATCGTCAAGCTGCGTGAGAAGGAAAAGAGCAAGTACGAGCAGCGCAACGGCGTCAAGCTGACCTACATGCCCTTCATCACCCGCGCTGCCATCGTGGCGCTGCGTAAGCACCCCGTCGTCAATGCGTTCCTCCAGGGCGACGCCATCCTCTACAACAAGAACATCAACATCGGCATCGCGGTCGCGCTGGACTGGGGTCTCATCGTCCCCGTCCTCAAGCAGACTGAGGAGAAGAACTTCCTCGGCATCGCTCGTGGCATCGTCGATGTGGCCGATCGCGCACGCAACAAGAAGCTCGCCCCGGACGAGATCTCCGGCGGCACCTTCACGCTGACCAACTCCGGCATCTTCGGAGAACAGTTCGGCACGCCGATCATCAACCAACCGCAGAGCGCCATCCTCGGCATCGGCGGCTTGAACAAGGAAGCCGAAGTGCTCACCGACAAGGACGGCAACGACGTCATCGCCATCCGCTCGATCCAGCGCTTCACGCTGGGCTTCGACCACCGCATCGTCGACGGAGCCGACGCCGGCAAATTCATGTCCGACTTCAAGGCCTACCTCGAAAACTGGTCCGAAGACATCGGGTAA